A genomic region of Thermodesulfobacteriota bacterium contains the following coding sequences:
- a CDS encoding metallophosphoesterase, protein MKKYARRQPGIMGLVIRILPAILIGLIYIFEMYTITVQGEGDSSLPPLFGNFTANRALLENEQGGEAFAFAVVGDTKSIGTFERIAVELRKMPLDFAFLLGDCSYGGTEDDHRYFRAECHDEYALPFPVFYVVGNHDVSPGDFPIKRFEEVYGPSNFSFEYRQCLFIVLRILNEPFTNNESLDFLAGFRDVDLSRYRHTFVFFHIPPPISPTFKARTFEGAEAFMELFDRLGIEYVFAGDYHGYLQSKRGRTTYIITGGGGAALVERPGEALHHAITVYVTPKSVDTQIVSVPGVKETQDHLERIAITDAWPWLRQNTTVAVGLNMLGAILFVLSIWWFLRHVGQTGERSAVDRDASDGLMPGYAGAGGPPLMMSLPEQIRNRMNRKTSA, encoded by the coding sequence ATGAAGAAGTATGCACGCCGTCAACCCGGCATCATGGGCTTGGTGATCCGGATATTGCCGGCCATCCTGATCGGATTGATCTATATCTTTGAAATGTACACCATCACCGTCCAGGGAGAAGGCGACTCTTCTCTGCCGCCGCTGTTCGGCAATTTTACGGCAAACAGAGCCTTGCTTGAAAATGAGCAGGGAGGGGAGGCTTTTGCATTCGCGGTCGTCGGGGATACCAAAAGCATCGGCACGTTCGAGCGAATCGCTGTCGAATTGCGTAAAATGCCGCTGGACTTCGCATTTCTGCTCGGGGACTGCTCGTATGGCGGCACCGAGGATGATCACCGGTATTTCCGCGCTGAATGTCATGATGAATACGCCCTGCCGTTTCCTGTGTTCTATGTCGTTGGAAATCATGACGTCAGTCCCGGCGATTTTCCGATCAAACGTTTCGAGGAAGTCTACGGTCCGAGTAACTTCAGTTTTGAATACCGGCAGTGTCTGTTTATCGTGCTGCGTATTCTCAATGAGCCGTTTACGAACAACGAGAGCCTGGACTTCCTGGCCGGGTTCCGGGACGTTGATTTGAGCAGGTACCGCCACACCTTCGTCTTTTTCCACATTCCGCCTCCCATATCCCCCACCTTCAAGGCCCGTACCTTTGAAGGAGCCGAAGCGTTCATGGAACTCTTTGACCGGCTCGGCATCGAGTACGTGTTCGCGGGCGATTATCACGGCTACCTGCAATCGAAACGGGGCCGGACGACTTACATCATCACGGGCGGAGGGGGCGCAGCCCTTGTCGAGAGACCGGGGGAAGCGCTTCACCATGCCATAACCGTCTATGTCACCCCGAAGTCGGTCGACACGCAGATCGTGTCGGTGCCGGGGGTCAAGGAAACGCAAGATCACCTCGAGCGGATTGCCATCACTGACGCGTGGCCCTGGCTGCGACAGAACACGACCGTGGCGGTAGGACTGAACATGCTGGGCGCCATTCTTTTCGTGCTCTCAATCTGGTGGTTTCTCCGGCATGTCGGGCAAACCGGGGAACGCAGCGCTGTTGATCGTGATGCTTCTGACGGCCTTATGCCGGGTTATGCCGGCGCTGGCGGCCCCCCGCTGATGATGTCGTTGCCTGAACAAATCAGAAACCGGATGAACCGGAAGACTTCAGCGTGA
- a CDS encoding tetratricopeptide repeat protein has product MSKTEVSRLSKEALRLYKADQHEEALKLFDQALGYEREDGDLWLNRANCLYKMGQLEEARNSCDRAVDCVPFSHKAWFSKSVTERNLKWETEAIESLQFCLASIVERGNPLVQKILAVLEGYRKKGAEIPPEKAFLLVKEAYSLAVDQKDFPAAGSLLDKALELSPSISRAWQFKAMCLAAMNMPDQALDAYEKAIDLDGRNAVYWYNKAVLHGKLKQYDEAARCYVKSLEITPDYMESLSNYGNLLGLLKRHEEALECLNKALALAPGSETPWFNKGLNEDALNRPQAAADAYMRFLELASSRNAKQVEYAKKRIQEISGGFKHSGLEATAEEGPSPSQPASPPPRDTKPAAAPDSAQAEAWNQKGIAFFNQKSIHEAIACFDKAIALGPDSYRALFNKGIALGDLGREEEALECYRQAADIDPGVGAVWLNLGAACSKLGRLEEAVSAFDRALEINPGEGLAWFNKGKVLSDLGRKEEAVVSYERALKINPKDINALNNKGTCLLELGKLYDAQACFERVTSLDPKHAFAWHNGGEVLNKMKRYGLAVPYFDKALAVKSFAAPWNGKGESLRNMGKTEAALEAYQKAVEIFKGYADAWHGKAMCEETLGMKPEMIVSLKNFLSSVAASREKFNGLPEDIENARKKLVEEGVPEEEIKTLQEPKKPAVPARPKFPKDVELLGQKYEVIKVLGKGGFGVVYHVYSHDTGGFYALKTFRDEYLQDDRTRALFKKEAQILADMESHPYLVEDYFIDEISGRTYIAMEYVAPGDDGFNTLEGCLAVKPPGLAQSLVWAIQFCHGMEFMASQGIRCHRDIKPANIMITPQKTIKISDFGLAGILTSLAPALEPDTAVMPDGPETAGMTVRGAVFGTPTHMPPEQFISAADCDERSDIYSFGVVLYQMASRGGLPFLAALPRTGSPEAFTRFWDEMKNLHAAAPVPAVESPLFPVISRCLEKDPARRYASFAELRGALEPILFNLTGETVTPPDREEMTAGEWLNKGLSLKMLGRLDEALECYEKVIAMKPSPSTLSLAWSNKGNCFHQKKAFAESLNCYDQAIQINPGNDKAWTNKGFSLHALGRFKEALDCYDKALEIEPAFAIPWNNKSFTYLSMRDYDKAILCADTALKYNPKMEESWINKGVAYYSSNYFNEAIASYQKALEINPRRAASLYNIGLVMYDLKKYPEAIAYHDQAIAIEPRYEYAWCNKGNALIALKRFDEATACLDKAMEINPNYPTPYYFKGFAMINLKKKIEAMKCFKAFLKLTPSGALVEFVKDAEYRLMQLERGLI; this is encoded by the coding sequence ATGAGCAAAACAGAAGTGTCCCGATTGAGCAAAGAAGCCTTGCGGCTTTATAAAGCGGATCAGCACGAAGAAGCGTTGAAACTTTTTGATCAGGCCCTCGGTTATGAAAGAGAGGACGGCGACCTCTGGCTCAACCGGGCCAACTGCCTTTACAAAATGGGGCAGCTTGAGGAGGCGAGAAACAGCTGCGACCGGGCGGTTGACTGCGTGCCGTTTTCCCATAAGGCCTGGTTCTCCAAATCGGTAACCGAAAGAAATTTGAAATGGGAAACGGAAGCCATTGAATCCCTCCAGTTCTGTCTTGCCTCTATTGTCGAACGCGGTAATCCGCTGGTTCAGAAAATACTGGCCGTGCTCGAAGGCTACCGGAAAAAAGGAGCCGAGATCCCCCCGGAGAAAGCCTTTCTTCTTGTCAAGGAAGCTTATTCCCTGGCCGTGGATCAGAAGGATTTTCCGGCCGCCGGCTCTCTTCTGGATAAAGCCCTTGAACTTTCCCCCTCCATATCCAGGGCATGGCAGTTCAAGGCCATGTGCCTGGCCGCCATGAACATGCCGGATCAGGCTCTGGACGCATATGAGAAGGCCATTGACCTGGACGGCCGGAATGCCGTTTACTGGTACAATAAGGCGGTCCTGCACGGCAAGCTGAAGCAATATGACGAGGCCGCCCGGTGTTATGTGAAGTCCCTGGAAATAACCCCCGACTATATGGAATCGCTGAGCAATTATGGCAATCTTCTTGGCCTGCTCAAGCGTCACGAAGAAGCCCTGGAGTGCCTCAATAAAGCGCTGGCGCTGGCGCCGGGTTCCGAAACCCCCTGGTTCAACAAGGGCCTGAACGAGGACGCCCTGAACCGTCCGCAGGCGGCCGCCGACGCCTATATGCGGTTTCTGGAGCTGGCTTCGTCCCGGAACGCCAAACAGGTCGAATACGCCAAAAAACGGATCCAAGAGATTTCCGGCGGGTTCAAACACTCCGGCCTGGAGGCCACCGCTGAAGAAGGGCCGTCTCCGTCCCAACCGGCGTCTCCCCCGCCTCGGGACACCAAACCGGCCGCTGCACCGGATTCCGCTCAGGCCGAGGCCTGGAATCAGAAGGGCATTGCGTTTTTCAACCAGAAAAGCATCCACGAGGCCATCGCCTGTTTTGACAAGGCCATTGCGCTGGGACCGGACTCTTACCGGGCGCTCTTTAACAAAGGCATCGCTCTGGGCGATCTGGGCCGGGAAGAGGAGGCCCTGGAGTGTTACCGGCAAGCCGCGGACATCGATCCCGGCGTCGGCGCCGTGTGGTTGAATCTGGGCGCCGCCTGCTCCAAGCTGGGCCGTCTGGAAGAGGCGGTTTCGGCTTTTGACAGGGCGCTGGAGATCAATCCCGGAGAGGGCCTGGCCTGGTTTAACAAGGGCAAAGTGTTGAGCGATCTCGGACGGAAAGAAGAGGCGGTGGTCAGTTATGAACGGGCACTTAAAATCAATCCCAAGGATATCAATGCGCTGAACAACAAAGGTACCTGTTTGCTGGAACTGGGCAAACTCTACGACGCCCAGGCCTGCTTCGAGCGGGTGACGTCCCTGGACCCCAAACACGCCTTTGCCTGGCACAACGGCGGGGAAGTACTCAACAAGATGAAGCGGTACGGCCTGGCCGTGCCGTATTTTGACAAGGCCCTGGCCGTCAAATCCTTCGCCGCGCCGTGGAACGGAAAAGGCGAGAGCCTGCGGAATATGGGCAAGACCGAGGCGGCCCTGGAGGCGTACCAGAAAGCCGTTGAAATTTTCAAGGGATACGCTGATGCCTGGCACGGGAAGGCGATGTGCGAAGAGACCCTGGGTATGAAACCCGAGATGATTGTTTCCCTGAAGAATTTCCTATCGTCGGTCGCCGCTTCACGCGAAAAATTCAACGGCTTGCCGGAGGATATAGAAAACGCGAGGAAAAAATTGGTTGAGGAAGGGGTCCCCGAGGAAGAGATCAAAACCCTGCAGGAGCCGAAAAAGCCGGCCGTTCCGGCCAGGCCGAAGTTTCCCAAGGACGTGGAACTCCTGGGCCAGAAGTACGAGGTGATCAAGGTTCTGGGCAAGGGCGGATTCGGGGTCGTCTACCATGTCTATTCCCATGACACCGGCGGTTTTTACGCCCTGAAGACCTTCCGGGACGAGTATCTGCAGGATGACCGGACCCGGGCGCTTTTCAAGAAAGAGGCCCAGATCCTGGCGGATATGGAATCTCATCCCTATCTGGTGGAAGATTATTTTATCGATGAAATTTCCGGCCGTACTTACATCGCCATGGAATATGTCGCTCCGGGCGATGACGGGTTCAATACTCTGGAAGGCTGCCTGGCGGTGAAACCCCCCGGTCTCGCCCAGAGCCTTGTCTGGGCGATTCAGTTCTGCCACGGCATGGAGTTCATGGCTTCCCAGGGGATCAGGTGCCACCGTGACATCAAGCCGGCCAACATCATGATCACCCCCCAGAAGACGATCAAGATTTCGGACTTCGGTCTGGCCGGAATTCTGACGTCGCTGGCCCCGGCCCTGGAGCCGGACACGGCGGTCATGCCCGACGGACCGGAGACGGCGGGTATGACCGTCAGGGGCGCGGTTTTCGGAACTCCCACCCACATGCCCCCGGAGCAGTTCATCAGCGCCGCGGACTGTGATGAGCGCAGCGACATATACTCCTTCGGCGTCGTTCTCTACCAGATGGCTTCCCGGGGCGGGCTGCCGTTTTTGGCCGCCCTTCCGCGAACCGGCTCCCCGGAGGCGTTTACCCGTTTCTGGGATGAGATGAAGAATCTCCATGCCGCCGCCCCGGTGCCGGCCGTCGAATCGCCGCTTTTCCCCGTCATCAGCCGCTGCCTGGAGAAAGATCCGGCCCGGCGATACGCGTCCTTTGCCGAGTTGCGCGGGGCGCTGGAACCGATCCTGTTCAATCTGACCGGTGAGACCGTGACCCCGCCCGACCGGGAGGAAATGACGGCGGGCGAATGGCTGAACAAAGGGTTGAGCCTCAAAATGCTCGGCCGGCTCGACGAAGCCCTGGAATGTTATGAGAAAGTCATTGCCATGAAGCCGTCGCCGTCGACGCTTTCCCTGGCCTGGTCCAACAAGGGCAACTGCTTCCATCAGAAGAAGGCTTTTGCGGAATCGCTCAACTGTTATGACCAGGCGATACAAATAAATCCCGGAAACGACAAGGCCTGGACCAACAAGGGATTTTCGCTGCACGCCCTCGGCCGGTTTAAGGAGGCCCTGGACTGTTACGACAAGGCCCTTGAAATCGAGCCCGCCTTTGCCATCCCCTGGAACAACAAGTCCTTTACCTATCTTTCCATGAGGGATTATGATAAAGCCATTCTCTGCGCGGACACGGCCCTCAAATACAACCCGAAGATGGAGGAGTCCTGGATTAACAAGGGGGTCGCTTATTATTCGTCCAATTATTTCAACGAGGCCATCGCCAGTTATCAGAAAGCCCTGGAGATCAATCCCCGGCGGGCCGCTTCTTTATACAATATCGGCCTGGTCATGTATGACCTGAAAAAGTATCCGGAGGCAATCGCTTACCACGACCAGGCCATTGCGATCGAACCCCGCTATGAATACGCCTGGTGCAACAAGGGCAACGCCCTGATCGCCCTGAAGCGGTTTGACGAGGCCACGGCTTGTCTTGACAAGGCCATGGAAATCAATCCCAACTACCCCACGCCCTATTACTTCAAGGGGTTTGCCATGATCAACCTGAAAAAGAAAATCGAAGCCATGAAGTGTTTTAAGGCGTTTTTGAAGCTGACGCCGTCCGGGGCTCTGGTCGAATTCGTCAAGGACGCGGAATACAGACTGATGCAGCTTGAACGCGGGTTGATATGA
- a CDS encoding tyrosine-protein phosphatase, whose amino-acid sequence MLQFITNRRQKFYWTVMLLAAMMVILGTTIYHLETRPEHFVVVEDGVLYRSALLTPDNLNKVLDRYGIKTVVDLSAEHDRKRKALHEEESRICRNKGVAWIPLSLPPETPPDDMQIARWLDLMKNPGNHPVLVHCTHGVVRTGMMTAIYEMELRGTNNRQTFAGLPTFGHDWEDNVREFILNYSPRSTARINMEEKTIDPV is encoded by the coding sequence ATGCTTCAATTCATCACCAATCGGAGACAAAAGTTTTATTGGACCGTCATGCTTCTGGCCGCCATGATGGTAATCCTGGGCACTACAATTTATCATCTTGAAACCAGGCCGGAGCATTTTGTCGTTGTTGAGGACGGTGTCCTGTACCGCAGTGCCCTGCTCACGCCGGACAACCTGAACAAGGTTCTGGATCGCTACGGCATAAAAACAGTGGTGGACCTGAGCGCGGAGCATGACCGCAAGCGCAAGGCCCTGCATGAGGAGGAGTCGCGGATCTGCCGGAATAAGGGGGTCGCCTGGATTCCTCTTTCACTGCCGCCGGAAACGCCGCCCGACGACATGCAGATTGCCCGGTGGCTGGATCTGATGAAGAACCCTGGGAATCATCCTGTACTCGTCCACTGCACCCATGGGGTCGTTCGAACGGGTATGATGACAGCCATATATGAAATGGAGTTAAGGGGGACGAATAACCGGCAAACCTTTGCCGGACTTCCCACCTTCGGTCATGACTGGGAGGATAATGTCAGGGAATTCATTCTGAATTATTCACCCCGGTCCACGGCCCGGATAAACATGGAGGAAAAAACCATTGACCCGGTTTAG
- a CDS encoding GIY-YIG nuclease family protein, producing MSWHVYMLRNERNALYTGVAMNPIARYNEHLEGGRKAAKYTRSSRSLELVYSVEADSKSAAYKIESAIKRLKKDRKERIVATQPALLELQQILFPKPDPRHS from the coding sequence ATGTCATGGCACGTTTACATGCTTCGCAACGAACGGAATGCCCTTTATACGGGTGTCGCCATGAATCCCATCGCTCGCTACAATGAGCACCTTGAAGGCGGGAGAAAAGCCGCCAAATACACCCGCTCATCCCGATCACTGGAACTGGTATATTCCGTCGAAGCCGATTCAAAAAGCGCTGCCTATAAAATTGAATCAGCGATCAAGCGGCTGAAGAAAGACCGTAAGGAACGGATCGTCGCCACGCAGCCGGCCTTGTTGGAACTCCAACAGATTCTTTTCCCGAAGCCCGATCCCCGTCATTCATAA
- a CDS encoding phosphoethanolamine--lipid A transferase: MRRTFRITSGKLIIGSAVFLTLFCNFRFFKNTTDSYPLVGNNIPFLCSLALVLACLTVAALSLICTRHTIKPVLIGLLAVSSIAAYFMDTYNIFIDRDMARNIMATDVNETLDLISLRLIVYFVFLGLLPSVLIYKTSIVRGTLVTELLQKTGRTVVSLMMIVCLLLIFSRFYTSFFRSNRELRFYANPIAWVAATAALIPITAFAHTGEITPVGTDAVKATDATGRRLIILVVGEAVRADRLSLNGYSRETTPLLEKEDIVSFTNLYSCGTSTVISVPCMFSSFGRKDFTRRKGDTTENLLDILARAGVHILWRDNNSSSKGVALRVPYEDFRHPDKNPACDDRGCHDEGMLSGLQEYIKNQKEGDILIILHQLGNHGPAYYKRYPHAFEIFTPVCRTNQVEECTVEEIGNAYDNCILYMDYFLSNVIGLLKRNAPEFETAMIYISDHGESLGENGIYLHGLPYAIAPDEQKHVASLMWFSDNFKINKADLRQKSSDALSHDYLFHTVLGLMRITTAAYNRDLDIVNKDRQFSLMTKW, encoded by the coding sequence GTGAGACGGACCTTCCGAATAACCTCCGGCAAGCTTATCATCGGGTCCGCTGTTTTTCTGACCCTTTTTTGCAATTTCCGGTTTTTTAAAAACACGACGGACAGCTATCCGCTTGTCGGAAACAATATACCGTTTTTGTGCTCGCTGGCCTTGGTGCTTGCCTGCTTGACGGTTGCCGCACTTTCTCTGATCTGTACGAGACATACCATTAAACCTGTACTGATCGGTCTCCTGGCCGTCTCCTCCATCGCGGCCTACTTCATGGATACCTACAACATCTTCATCGATCGGGACATGGCCCGGAACATCATGGCCACGGATGTGAATGAAACGCTTGACCTTATCAGCCTCAGACTCATTGTCTATTTCGTGTTTCTGGGGCTGCTGCCGTCCGTGTTGATCTATAAGACTTCGATTGTCCGGGGCACCCTGGTAACCGAGTTGTTGCAAAAAACCGGTCGCACGGTCGTCTCCCTGATGATGATCGTCTGCCTGCTTCTCATCTTCAGCCGCTTTTACACCTCTTTTTTCAGAAGCAACCGGGAACTGCGGTTCTACGCCAATCCCATCGCCTGGGTTGCCGCCACGGCGGCATTGATACCGATAACCGCTTTCGCGCACACCGGGGAAATAACGCCTGTCGGAACAGACGCGGTAAAGGCAACCGACGCCACCGGCCGAAGACTGATCATCCTGGTGGTGGGGGAAGCGGTCCGGGCCGACCGGCTGTCCTTGAACGGGTATTCCCGGGAGACCACGCCTCTGCTGGAAAAAGAGGATATCGTCAGCTTTACCAACCTGTATTCCTGCGGCACGTCAACAGTGATTTCCGTCCCCTGCATGTTTTCAAGTTTTGGAAGAAAAGACTTCACGCGGAGAAAAGGAGATACCACTGAAAATCTGCTGGATATTCTGGCCCGGGCCGGTGTCCATATATTATGGCGGGACAATAACTCCAGTTCCAAAGGGGTGGCACTCCGGGTGCCCTATGAGGATTTCCGGCACCCGGACAAAAACCCGGCGTGTGATGACAGGGGGTGCCATGACGAGGGAATGCTTTCCGGACTGCAGGAGTACATTAAAAATCAGAAGGAAGGGGATATCCTCATCATCCTTCACCAACTGGGGAACCACGGCCCGGCCTATTATAAACGATATCCCCACGCCTTTGAGATATTTACCCCGGTCTGCCGGACGAATCAGGTTGAAGAATGCACCGTTGAGGAGATCGGTAACGCTTATGATAACTGCATATTATATATGGATTATTTTCTGTCGAACGTCATTGGTCTGCTGAAGCGGAATGCGCCGGAGTTTGAAACCGCCATGATATACATCAGTGATCATGGGGAATCGCTGGGAGAAAATGGGATCTATCTTCATGGACTGCCCTACGCGATCGCCCCGGACGAACAAAAACATGTCGCGTCCCTGATGTGGTTTTCCGACAATTTTAAAATTAATAAAGCCGATTTACGTCAAAAGTCATCCGATGCGCTTTCTCATGATTATCTGTTTCATACGGTCCTGGGACTGATGCGGATCACAACGGCAGCGTATAACCGTGACCTGGACATCGTCAATAAAGACAGGCAATTTTCCCTGATGACCAAATGGTAA
- a CDS encoding DUF3147 family protein, with protein sequence MPILIKTLLSVAVILIATAVGKKMPSMAGLIGVMPLTGALVLVWMYLDNQGDPRIMTAFTRGALWGILPSILFFLMAFVCFRSRLSLPVVLAASFGVWLAGAFVHQWLLK encoded by the coding sequence ATGCCGATTCTGATTAAAACCCTGTTGAGTGTTGCCGTCATCCTGATCGCCACTGCCGTCGGGAAGAAAATGCCTTCCATGGCGGGCCTGATCGGGGTCATGCCCCTGACCGGCGCACTGGTCCTGGTGTGGATGTACCTGGACAATCAGGGCGATCCGCGCATCATGACGGCATTCACCCGGGGAGCATTGTGGGGTATTCTGCCCAGCATCCTTTTTTTTCTGATGGCCTTTGTCTGCTTCAGAAGCCGGCTGTCCCTGCCGGTCGTGCTGGCCGCCAGTTTCGGGGTCTGGCTGGCCGGGGCTTTTGTTCACCAGTGGCTGTTGAAATGA
- a CDS encoding sulfatase-like hydrolase/transferase, translated as MTRFRKSIVFAGISLLIFSCARLLLLLLYPDTFSELNLPLTALAFLNGVRFDLSILTAIFIIPLGMMNLPLSWFGKKWFDAWAWALFALLIPSVLVLAGDLIYFSFVHRHIADELLLLGNDFGFIVGMASREYLPGLIACLTFALLLGWIWKRVLSVEVKRSGHLFVNFLILVAASLLCLRGSVDRKPLGIVDAYRSGNTAFGTLSLNGIFSAVHSSLERKALDYRFFADNAAYDALGLKNGDFPMLKSFEGAGPSGLNLVFVLLESWDVAFLDSYEGSGQGITPNFDALAAESIKFENCYATCQRSVQSIQSILTGIPPVTGQPEIGWGLEQSNMTKIGKVAKDHGYATIFVQSSRRRSYRLDAVAGHLGFEHYSGQEDIPLKLDYPEKNPKWGWDYETLMFSLEEMDSKGRPFMAFVFTGTTHAPYADAGQRFVFSGQAKDKEAGFINALHYADWSLGEFMAAARSRPWFDRTVFILTADHAWRSKPGDDPRMDFRIPFIIYAPRLLEPRVVTAVCSHLDCLPTMFDLLGFKEPYAAAGESLLRRREGYALVKKGDLMGIVAGEGSLTHNLQNRLNVQRFSENLPDAYFDGLEKILMSAAQVTGELVHENRWAPPYPGRP; from the coding sequence TTGACCCGGTTTAGAAAAAGCATTGTCTTCGCCGGCATTTCGCTGCTGATCTTTTCATGCGCCCGTCTGCTGCTGCTTCTGCTCTATCCGGATACCTTCAGCGAACTTAACCTTCCGCTGACGGCCCTGGCTTTTCTCAACGGGGTCCGGTTCGACCTTTCCATCCTCACGGCAATCTTTATTATCCCGCTTGGCATGATGAACCTGCCCCTGTCGTGGTTCGGAAAAAAATGGTTCGACGCCTGGGCCTGGGCTCTGTTCGCTTTACTGATACCGTCGGTTCTTGTCCTGGCCGGAGATCTAATCTATTTTTCATTCGTTCACCGGCACATCGCCGATGAACTGCTGCTGTTGGGCAACGACTTTGGCTTTATCGTCGGGATGGCCTCCCGGGAATACCTGCCCGGACTGATCGCCTGCCTCACCTTTGCGCTGTTGCTGGGTTGGATCTGGAAACGCGTCCTTTCCGTTGAGGTCAAACGATCCGGACATCTCTTCGTCAATTTTCTGATTCTGGTTGCCGCCAGTCTGCTCTGCCTCCGTGGTTCCGTCGACCGCAAGCCTCTCGGCATCGTGGATGCCTATCGCTCGGGCAACACCGCCTTCGGTACCCTGAGCTTGAACGGCATTTTTTCCGCGGTCCACTCCTCTCTGGAAAGAAAAGCCCTGGATTACCGTTTTTTCGCGGACAACGCGGCTTATGACGCCCTCGGCTTGAAGAACGGCGATTTTCCGATGCTGAAAAGTTTTGAAGGCGCCGGACCCAGCGGCCTGAACCTGGTCTTTGTGCTGCTGGAAAGCTGGGATGTCGCTTTCCTGGACAGTTATGAAGGAAGCGGGCAGGGGATCACGCCCAATTTTGATGCACTCGCGGCGGAAAGCATCAAATTTGAAAATTGTTATGCCACCTGCCAGCGAAGCGTGCAGAGCATACAATCAATCCTGACGGGCATCCCGCCCGTCACCGGCCAGCCCGAGATCGGCTGGGGCCTGGAACAGTCGAACATGACGAAAATCGGAAAGGTCGCGAAGGATCACGGGTATGCAACGATTTTCGTTCAGAGTTCCAGACGCCGGTCCTACCGGCTGGATGCGGTCGCCGGGCATCTCGGGTTTGAACATTATTCCGGTCAGGAGGACATTCCGCTCAAACTGGATTATCCCGAGAAAAATCCCAAGTGGGGCTGGGATTATGAGACGCTGATGTTCTCCCTGGAGGAAATGGACAGCAAAGGCCGGCCCTTCATGGCATTCGTTTTTACCGGTACGACCCACGCCCCTTATGCCGACGCGGGTCAGCGTTTTGTTTTCAGCGGTCAGGCTAAAGACAAGGAGGCCGGCTTCATCAACGCCCTTCATTATGCTGACTGGTCTCTTGGCGAGTTCATGGCGGCGGCGCGCTCGCGCCCCTGGTTTGACCGCACGGTCTTTATTCTTACCGCCGATCATGCCTGGCGGAGCAAGCCCGGCGATGACCCGCGAATGGATTTCCGGATTCCGTTCATCATCTACGCCCCGCGGCTGCTGGAACCGCGAGTCGTTACCGCGGTATGCTCCCATCTGGATTGTCTGCCGACGATGTTCGACCTGCTCGGTTTCAAGGAGCCATACGCGGCAGCCGGCGAAAGCCTCCTGCGAAGGCGGGAGGGATACGCCCTGGTCAAGAAGGGGGATCTGATGGGCATCGTGGCCGGGGAAGGCAGCCTGACCCACAACTTGCAGAACCGGTTGAATGTGCAACGCTTTTCCGAGAACCTGCCGGACGCTTATTTTGACGGCCTGGAAAAAATTCTCATGTCGGCGGCCCAGGTGACGGGCGAGCTGGTCCATGAGAACCGCTGGGCGCCTCCCTATCCGGGCCGGCCGTAA